The genome window GAGGCAGCGTTCCTGATCGTCTTTCATGGCCTTGGCCGTCACCGCAATGATCGGCAGCTTCTTCCAGCGCGGGTCCTGGCGGATCAAGGCGGTCGCCTCGTAACCATCCATTTCCGGCATCATCACGTCCATCAACACCAGGTCCACATCGTCAACTTCATTGAGCCTGTCGATCGCCTCACGGCCGTTACGCCCGATCACCACCACGGCGCCCTTGTGCTCCAGGGCACTGGTCAGGGCGAAGATGTTGCGCACATCGTCGTCCACCAGCAGGATCTTGCGGCCTTCGAAGACCTTGTCGCGGCTGCGCGCGGTCTTGAGCATCTTCTGGCGGTCATGGGACAGCTGGGATTCGACTTTGTGCAGAAAGAGTGTCACCTCGTCCAGCAAGCGTTCAGGTGAGCGCGCGCCTTTGATGATGATCGAGCGCGAGTACTTGCGCAGCTCAGCCTCTTCGTCACGGGTCAGGTTACGCCCGGTATAGACGATCACCGGCGGGAACGAACAGATGTCCTCGGTCGCCATGCGCTTGAGCAGCTCATTACCCAGCATGTCCGGCAGTTTGAGGTCGATGATCATGCAGTCATAGATGTTGGTGCGCAGCAGATCCAGGGCGGCCTGGGCGAAGCCTACGTCGGTGATTTCAATGTCATCGTCGCCGATCAAGCGGGCAATGCTGTCGCGTTGCAGGTCATCGTCTTCCACCAGCAGGACGCGTTTGACCTTTTGGGTCAATTTGGCTTCCAGACGCGCAAACACGTCCTTGAGCTCTTCGCGGGTGGTCGGCTTGACCGCATACCCGATGGCGCCCATGTGCATCGCAGCCTCGACGCGATCTTCCACGGAGATCACATGCACCGGAATGTGGCGGGTATTGGCGTGTTCCTTGAGGCGTTGCAGCACGGTCAACCCGGAATGGTCGGGCAGGCGCATGTCCAACAGGATGGCGTCGGGAATGAACTCCTCGGCCAGGCTGTAGCCTTCGTCCGCGCCATGGGCGACCAGGCAGTTGTAGCCCAGCTCATGCGCGAGGTCGAACAGGATGCGCGCAAAATTGGGCTCGTCTTCCACCACCAGAATACAACGGGTGGTAAACGGTGCCTTGTCGCGATCATCGGCAAAACGCGGGATCTGTTGTGCGTCGGCAATCGGCAGCGCAGACACCACAATCGGCTTCGGAGCAGGCGCTGCGACGACTTGGCGTGGCTGTTCAATCGGCGCGTCGTGCTCCGTGCGCTCCACATAGTGCTCCGGCAACACCAGGGTAAACACGCTGCCCTTGCCCGGCTCGCTGGTGACGCTGATGTAGCCGCCGAGCAACGTCGCCAGGTCGCGGGAGATCGACAGCCCGAGGCCGGTCCCGCCGTAGCGGCGGTTGGTCGTGCCATCCGCCTGACGGAACGCTTCGAAGATGCTTTCCTGCTGGTCGGGCGCAATGCCGATCCCTGAGTCGCGCACGGTAAAGGCAATGCCCCCCTCTGCGGCACGGGACACCGAGAGGCTGACCGCACCTTGCTCAGTGAACTTGACCGCATTCGACAGCAGGTTCTTCAGGATCTGTTCCAGACGCTGGCGGTCGGTAAACAGCATGGTCGGTGAATCTGCCTGCACTTCAACCTGGAAGCCCAACTTGCGGTCGGCGGTCAGCGGCTCGAACATCACACGCAAACCATCCACCAGGCGCGCGACGCTGGAGTTTTCCGGGCGCACCTCAAGCTTGCCGGCTTCCACCTTGGAGATATCGAGGATGTCGTTGATCAGGTTGAGCAGGTCATTACCGGCCGAATAGATTGATTCGGCGAACTTGACCTGCTCGGCGCTGAGGTTTTCCTGAGGGTTTTCCGCCAGCAGCTTGGCCAGGATCAGCGAGCTGTTCAGCGGTGTGCGCAACTCATGGGACATGTTGGCGAGGAACTCGGATTTGTACTTGCTGGAGCGCTGCAATTCGTCGGCGCGGTCTTCCAGTTCGATCTGGGCGCGGTTCAGCTCGACGTTTTTGCGGTCCATGGCATCGCGCTGCTCGGCGAGGGTTTGCGTCTGCGCGGCCAACTGCTCGTTGGTCTGCTCAAGCTCGGCCTGCTGGGTTTCCAGGTGAGCCTGGGATTCCTTGAGGATGCGCGACTGCTCTTCCAGCTCCTCGTTGGCGGTCTTGAGCTCTTCCTGCTGGACTTGCAGCTCTTCGTTGAGTTGCTGGGTTTCGGCCAGCACTTCCTGCAGGCGCTGGCGATAACGCGCAGCTTCAATGGACGTGCCAATATTGCCGGCAATCAGCTCCAGCAACTCGACATCACGCTCTTGCAGCGGGCGCAGGAAGCCCAGTTCAATGACCCCGTTGACACGGTCATCGTCGCTGGTCGGCATCACCATCACGCTGCGGGTTGACCCCTCGCCCAGGCCCGAACTGACCTTGAAGTAGTCCACCGGCACATCGTCCAGGCGAATCAGGCGATTGAGCTGGGCGGCCTGCCCGACAATGCCCTCATCGCTGTAGATCGACTGTTCACGCTGCTCCTGTTCACGTGAGAAGCCATACGTGGCCACACGCTTGAGGCCGCCGTGTTCTTCACGCACATACAGCGCAGCCACCGCCGAGCCCATGTA of Pseudomonas fluorescens contains these proteins:
- a CDS encoding response regulator, producing MTPAPSVDEKSFRKLLSRNVALPLGVGVLSAAFFVVLITYLLSVIQWVEHTDRVINNLNESSKLTVDLETGLRGFLITGDEHFLDPYEVAKPRIIGDLRNLQELVADNPQQVDRLKRLESMQVEWNKYAQSMVDLQRQSGDYRGAVKSGRGKSLTDAIRQEYANAVDMEQQFRVARNADVTRTTVVSVTLYLIFVLGLSGFLAYSGRKNLVSLSDSYSANLASQQKIARRLEQQAWLRNGQTELAEQVLGQLSLNVLGRNILHFCAQYMGSAVAALYVREEHGGLKRVATYGFSREQEQREQSIYSDEGIVGQAAQLNRLIRLDDVPVDYFKVSSGLGEGSTRSVMVMPTSDDDRVNGVIELGFLRPLQERDVELLELIAGNIGTSIEAARYRQRLQEVLAETQQLNEELQVQQEELKTANEELEEQSRILKESQAHLETQQAELEQTNEQLAAQTQTLAEQRDAMDRKNVELNRAQIELEDRADELQRSSKYKSEFLANMSHELRTPLNSSLILAKLLAENPQENLSAEQVKFAESIYSAGNDLLNLINDILDISKVEAGKLEVRPENSSVARLVDGLRVMFEPLTADRKLGFQVEVQADSPTMLFTDRQRLEQILKNLLSNAVKFTEQGAVSLSVSRAAEGGIAFTVRDSGIGIAPDQQESIFEAFRQADGTTNRRYGGTGLGLSISRDLATLLGGYISVTSEPGKGSVFTLVLPEHYVERTEHDAPIEQPRQVVAAPAPKPIVVSALPIADAQQIPRFADDRDKAPFTTRCILVVEDEPNFARILFDLAHELGYNCLVAHGADEGYSLAEEFIPDAILLDMRLPDHSGLTVLQRLKEHANTRHIPVHVISVEDRVEAAMHMGAIGYAVKPTTREELKDVFARLEAKLTQKVKRVLLVEDDDLQRDSIARLIGDDDIEITDVGFAQAALDLLRTNIYDCMIIDLKLPDMLGNELLKRMATEDICSFPPVIVYTGRNLTRDEEAELRKYSRSIIIKGARSPERLLDEVTLFLHKVESQLSHDRQKMLKTARSRDKVFEGRKILLVDDDVRNIFALTSALEHKGAVVVIGRNGREAIDRLNEVDDVDLVLMDVMMPEMDGYEATALIRQDPRWKKLPIIAVTAKAMKDDQERCLAAGSNDYLAKPIDLDRLFSLIRVWLPKMERI